AAAACGCTATTGCCAAACAGCCCCATGATCAGCGCGGCCCCGGCCAGGACCCACATGGAATGGGCGGAAACGAAAGGCCAGATATCCACGATCGTGATCAGGAAATATGTAATGAAGACTGTCCGCTCTCCCATCCGCGTGGCCAGCAGGCCACAGAGCGGCTTGCCGACAAGAGAACCCAGACAGTAGCAGCCCAGCAATAAAAAGACGTCGGCCGGGGTCAGGTTCTGCACCTTGCGCAGCAGGGTGGGGTAAAAGCTGTATATCGCGGCGTTCTGGAACTGGAGTACCGCCATGAACAGCAGGGCCTGTATTGCAGCACCATCCAGCCTGAGCCCCATGCGCGGGCGTGTGGCGGCCGGTGCGGGCGACATGGCGCGCAGGCGCAGCCAGACCGGGCTTTCGGCAACATCGCGGCGGATGAAGATGGCCAGAATGGCGGGAATGACGCCAATCAGGAACATGGCCCGCCAGCCCCAGTAAGGCAGGACCACAGCCTGCACGGCAGCAGCGGCAAAGAAGCCGCATTCATACCCCGCCATCATGATCGACGATGCCAGCGAGCGCGCGCGTGGTGGCACGCTTTCCATAAGCAGGGAAGCGGAAGCCGTCCATTCCCCTCCAAACCCGATGCCAAACAGGAACTGCACCACCAGCATGCCCAGATAGGTCCATACCAGTGCCGTAAAACCAGAAAAGGCTGCAAACCACAGCACGCCGATCATGAATGTCAGCTTGCGGCCATATCGGTCCGACAGCCAGCCCCAGCTGGTATTGCCCAGAATGCGACCGACACTCTGGGCTGTAATGACCAGCCCCATGGCCGTCAGCCCCACGCCGAGGCTTTTGCCAATATCAGGCAGGCACAAAAGCAGGGCAACCTGATCGAATGCATCGAGAAACCAGCCCAGAAACGCCGCAAGGGTCACACGCCAATAGGGGCGCAGGAGCATGAAAGGGCTGAGCGTATCATCATCGTCCGGCATTGCCACAGGACCGGACATGGAGAGGGTGCGTTGATCCGACACTTCTTATCCTCCTGCATGCCCACCAAAGTGCATGCCGCATGTTATGGATATTCGTTACCGTGGAGCGCGGTCCTTGTAATTTTACTGTTTGGCGGAACCTGCGGGCTTTATTGTCTGAAGAGACACGGGACTTACCATTCCGCTACCGAACCATCTGTATGGCGCCAGACAGGATTGCGCCAGCGATGGCCTTCAGCAGCTTTTTCCCGGACGTAGTCCTCGTTGATCTCAATTCCCAGTCCGGGTCCGTCGGGAATGGCCACGGTGCCGTCAACGTAGGAAAAGACCGATGGATCAATCACATAATCCAGCAGGTCATTACTTTTGTTGTAATGTATACCCAGGCTCTGTTCCTGAATGAAGGCATTGTAGCACAGCGCATCAAGCTGCAGGTTGGCCGCCAGTGCGATCGGCCCCAGCGGGCAGTGCAATGCGACCGCCACATCGTAGGCTTCCGCCATGGCTGCAATCTTGCGTGTTTCGGTAATACCACCGGAATGGGAAGGATCTGGCTGTATGATGTCCACACAACCCTGTTCAAGTATTTTCTTGAAATCCCAACGCGAAAACAGCCGCTCGCCCAAGGCGATCGGGATAGAGCAATGGGCCGTTATTTCTGGCAGGGCATCGAAATTTTCACTTAATACCGGCTCTTCTATGAACATGAGGTCAAAAGGCTGCAGTTCACGCACCAGTACCTTGGCCATGGGCTTATGTACCCGCCCATGAAAATCC
This DNA window, taken from Komagataeibacter sucrofermentans DSM 15973, encodes the following:
- the dgoD gene encoding galactonate dehydratase, with the translated sequence MKITALHTYMVPPRWLFLKIETDEGIAGWGEPVVEGRAATVAAMVEELSDYLIGKDPFLIEDHWNVMYRAGFYRGGAIHMSAIAGIDQALWDIKGKAFGVPVWQLLGGKCRDRIRVYSWIGGDRPADTARAAQEMVARGFTAVKMNGTEEMQFIDSHEKVDAAIARVAAIREAVGPYVGIGVDFHGRVHKPMAKVLVRELQPFDLMFIEEPVLSENFDALPEITAHCSIPIALGERLFSRWDFKKILEQGCVDIIQPDPSHSGGITETRKIAAMAEAYDVAVALHCPLGPIALAANLQLDALCYNAFIQEQSLGIHYNKSNDLLDYVIDPSVFSYVDGTVAIPDGPGLGIEINEDYVREKAAEGHRWRNPVWRHTDGSVAEW
- a CDS encoding MFS transporter; translated protein: MSGPVAMPDDDDTLSPFMLLRPYWRVTLAAFLGWFLDAFDQVALLLCLPDIGKSLGVGLTAMGLVITAQSVGRILGNTSWGWLSDRYGRKLTFMIGVLWFAAFSGFTALVWTYLGMLVVQFLFGIGFGGEWTASASLLMESVPPRARSLASSIMMAGYECGFFAAAAVQAVVLPYWGWRAMFLIGVIPAILAIFIRRDVAESPVWLRLRAMSPAPAATRPRMGLRLDGAAIQALLFMAVLQFQNAAIYSFYPTLLRKVQNLTPADVFLLLGCYCLGSLVGKPLCGLLATRMGERTVFITYFLITIVDIWPFVSAHSMWVLAGAALIMGLFGNSVFALVPHYLSQRFPSASRSLGMGCSYAVAALGQGVCGFVVPWLGGQWGLPQAIESSVVIGTFMVAAVIFYQPPVLPGRHMEGEESIVP